Part of the Stackebrandtia endophytica genome is shown below.
CTCCGCCGACGCGTCGTCGGCCAGTGGTCGACCCCACTCGCCGAAAATGCTCGCGGTGTCGACGGCGGGAGTCGTCCCGTCATCCGTCACCCGGCCGACGGGCCGACCGGACTCGTCGGCGTCGGAGCCACCGGTGTCCGCCGCCGGATCTTCGTCCTCAGCGGACTCCTGGGGGCGGGCCGTCGTCTCCGAGGCCCCCCGGCTCGCACGCTCGCCGCTGGGGTCCATGGTCCGGCTCGCACGCTCACCGAACAGCACATCGGCCAACGCCGTGGTCGGGTCGGGCTCACTGGACTTGGGCGCCTTGAACACCGCCAACGGCCGTGTCGTGCTGTCGGTGTCTGCCGACGGCCCGGTGGGCGGCGGAGGGGACGACGTCATATCAGCTCCTCCCGAATCAGGATCCGGTTGGCGGAGTACCGCTTGTCACGTTGTTCCTCCATGGGCTCACGGGTGCGCCGCCAGTCGGTGAGGACGGTGCGGATCACGGCGCGGGCGGGACGGTCGGGGTCGACGTACCGGAAGATGAGGGAGGTGCTGACCATGGCCAGCGCGATCTCCCAGGCGGGAAAGATCTCGACGGTGAAGGTGAACAACCAGTGGATGAACATGTACAGGGCCACCAGCACCGCGAAGACACCGTATTGCGCGTATGGCAAATGAACCGGGAAGGTGTATCCGGGGGGTCCCAGGTACAGCAGCCGGGCGCGGTAAATGTCATCGTCGGTGCGGAGTTTCATGGCTAGTCGGTTTCCTCGCTGGTGAACAGGATGTCCACAAGGCCCTCACCGAACAGGATGAGCAGTCCGGCGCCCGCGATGAACGCGATGCCGATGATGGCGATGGTCGAGGAGGTCAACACTCTGGACACTTCACCCTTGTTCGCGCGCGCGATGAAGATGACTCCGAGGATGGCCAGCAAGATCGGGGCGATCCGGTTCAGGAAGAACAGGATGATCCCGTCGGTGTTGATCTCGTTGGCTCTTACCGCTAGCAAGTATGGTGCGTCTCTCATGTGTTGTCGTCCTTCATCGATACAGGAAACACGAAATCGGTGCCCTGTGGTGCCTGGCTGAGTCGATAAGTTTGTGCCGCCATTGTCATGGCGCCGATTCCAGTGTCACACTGCGACTGTGACCTGCCAATTCGGAGCTTTCTGTCAGATTGTTGACACCGGGCGTGTCGCTGTCCGATGACGGATTCGCGAAGGCGCCTCAGAGGTTGTCGACAACCTCTCAGAGTGGGGGATTGATCTAGGGTCAACATCGATGGACAGAGAGGCACGCCAATGGAACCGACGGATTTGCGCATCGCCATAGTGGCGGCGGCGCTGGCGGTGGCCGGCCTGGTCATCGCGGGATTGTCGGCGACGGCCGTGGGGACGGCGAAGGCTCTGGCGAAGTGGCCGGTAGCGGGACGACGCCCGAAGCGGACGGTCCCTCGTGGTCTCGGGGTGGTGGTCGGCGTCGTGATGTGCGGGGTGGCCGCCGGATTGGCCGGGTCGCTCATCCGGCTGCCCGAGGACGTACCCGGGTTCGTCACGGTGGCGGTGGCGGCGGCCATCGCGCTGGCGGCCACGGGAATCGGCTCCGTCAAGCTCGCCAACAAGATCGAACTATCCGCACTAATCAACTCACCATCTCCGACCAGTGGAGACCCACAGATTGCCATCCCACTGTCGACCATGCAACCGAGCGTGGCCGACGGATCGCAACCGGAGACCGAGATCGCCTACGGTGAGCCGTATCCGGGTCTGGTCTCGCATCCCGATGACAGACGACGAGACGACTATCAACCAGTCGTGCCATCGCCGTCCTCCTCACCTGAAATCGTTGCGGGCCATGGACCCTCTGTCGGGCTTCATACTACGACGCCAACCTCTGAATCCCCCGCAATCGGGGACCCCACTTGGACCGACCGGACATCATCGACACTCGTCAAGGCGGTCGACCTGCCCGACGACGCGGTTCCCGGTTGGGTCTACGCCGATTCGGGCGACAACTGGTATCTGGTGATCTCGACGATGGACGGACTGGGACTGGTACGGCTCAGCGATTTCAGCGCCGTCACCGCCGACGACCTCACCGGAAACCTTCACGTGGGGGGCAGCATCGAGATCACGGTGTGGCCGGTGGGCGACGCCGAATCCGATCCGGGTGACGAACCGAAGTCCGAACAGCACGAACGCCCCGAACCGTGACCGGCCCGGGGCGTCACCCCCAAAGAAAAGGAACCCTGGTTCCCATACCCGAGCCAGCCTATCCGACCGTGCCGGGCCGACTACCATCGGTGTCGCTCAATCGCCGGTGCGGCGGAAGACCCCCACCAGTGCGATCAAACCGGCGACCGTGAAAGCCGAGGCGAACACGATTCCCACCACGGTCAACGGAACCGGGACGAAGGCGTTGACGATGCCGACCACTCCCAGGGTCGCGAACAGCAGGCCCAGCACCAGGTAAATCGTGCTGGCCGGATGACGGTCACTCACGAACCACCTCGAAACCTCCGAACTCCACTGTGACGTCAATGGTCAACGTGCCGCCGCCGGGACCGTCGCCGCCCTCCGACCCCAGGTCGTGGTACGACTCCCAGCCGTCGAAATACGTGACATCGCCGTATTCCTCGAACATCACGACCCCACCGTTGATGGAGGTCAACAGGATGACGTCCACATCCGAAGGGAGGACCACCCGACCGCTGCCACCCCTGACGAGAACCTCGACGGTCTGGTCCACGTCGTCGGAGAACTCCACCCTCGTCAGGTCCAGGTCGGCCTCGCTGAACCAGACCGACCACTCCGACGGGATCTCCTCCACCGTCAACGGAACCATCGTCGCGTTGACCACCCCGTCGGGACGTTGACCGATGAAGAGGTAATCGGCCGCCACGAGGAGGCTCAGGATGAGGCCCATGACGATCCACAGACGACTCCGACCCCACCAGGTACCGATCATGACGACCACGCCGATCAGCAGCAACGCGACCGACAGGAACGCCGAACCCGGTACCGCCACCCCCGACAGGGAGACGATCGCCATCACACCCATCGCGATGCTGACGACGGCGAGACCGAGCAGGTTGAGTCGAGAACTGAATCGGCGGCGAGCCGGAACCCCCTCGAGGCGCTGTGGCGTCGTCGGCACCGTGGTGATCGCCGCGGCCGAATCCGCGGTCTCCAGCGGTTCGGTGTCGGCCTCCACTGTCGGAGTCGGCTCGACCCGGGTGTGGTCGGCCGCCGGCAACTGGACGGTGGTGGTCTCGGTGTCCCAGGCGGGCAGTTCGGCCGCGACCGTCTCACGACGGGTGCGCGCGAACGGACCTCTCGGCGCGAACGGTATGCGATAGGCCGACCCGGTCGAGGCCGACGGTGCCGGTGACGTCGGAGCGTCGATCACCCTCGGTTGTGCCAGGGCCGACAACAGCATGGCCGCCGCCCCCAGACTCACCACCGGGTAGGTCGCCGGGTTGAGCAGCACGATGACCCACAAGGTGACGACCATGACCACCAACAGCAGGGTCGACAGGATGGAAGTGCTGGATCGGCCGCGGCGCAACAGTCCTCCGAGGGCGGACACCTCATCGCCCTCCTGGGGGAAGAGCAGCCACGCCACCCCGTACAACAGCAGGCCGGTCCCGGCGAAGACCACGAGGACCCCCAGCCCGGCACGCCACAGCAGCGGATCGGTACCGCTGGCACGCCCAAGTGCGGCACACACCCCCGCGATGTGGCGATCCTCCCGGGGACGTATCAAACCGCAGGGCGCCAGCCAACCACCGGTGGCGGCGGGCTGGGTCGCGTCGGACACGTCGGTGGTCATCCGTCGATGATGCCAACCGAACGTCGAACCCGCATCCGGGTCATCCCCTAGAAACGCCGGAGGCACCAGAACATGCCAGGTGGTGGGCCGACGGACCGGCTCGGCGACACGGCGACCCCGAGTCGAAAAATACGGGGTGCCTCGGGGGTGCCACCCCTGTTAAAGGCGACGGCGACGTGTGACGATCGGAAGCGGTCGACGAACCGGGTCCGCGTGATCGGATGAGCCGACCCAACCCGATACTTCTACCCTGCCTGTGAGGAGCCCCGTCATCGACACACAGTCCGCCCCCAGCGTCCCGCGACCGGCACGGCCGCCGTTGCGGCGAGTTCGCGGCGGGCGGTTGCTCACGGGTGTCGCGCGTGGCCTCGCCGAGCATCTGGGCATTCGACCCATCCTGGTGCGGCTGGGATTCATGCTGCTGGCGACACCCCTGTTCGAGGGCCTGGGCATGCTGCTCTACGTCGCGTTGTGGGCGGTCCTCCCCTCGGAGGTCGGCACCAAGCCGTGGCAAGACCGTCGACAGTGGCCGGTGTTTGCGCTGCTGGGGCTGGGCATCGTCTTCCTGACCGTGGTCACCGGCTGGGCCGGCTCGGGGATGCTGTTCGGCTGGCTCGCCGCGATCGTGGCGTTGGGTGCCGGCGTCATCTGGCACCAGATCAAACCCGACGCCGACTGGTTGACCACTATCGTGGGCACCAGCGGTCGACGCTCGGCCATCCTGCGGCTGGGCGGCGGTGGCGCCCTGGTCGCCATCGGGGTCATCGGGATTCTGGCCGCCGTGGTCGGTTTGACCCGGGAGAGCATCGACAACGTCCTCAACAGCCTGCTGTTCACCCTCATCGCGTTGGGTGGTATCGCCCTGGTGTTCGGTCCGTTGATCTACCGGATGTACCTCCAACTGAACTCGGAGCGGGAGGGCCGCGCGAGGGAGGCCGAACGCGCCGACATCGCCGCGATGGTGCACGACCAGGTGCTGCACACTCTGGCGCTGATTCAGCGTCGATCCGAGGACCCCCGTGAGGTGGCTCGGCTGGCCCGCGGCCAGGAACGGGCACTGCGCAACTGGTTGTACAAGCCGAGCGCTCAGGCGGCCGACAAGTTCGGTGCCGCGTTGGAGGCCGCCGCCGCCGAGGTCGAGGACACCTTCGGCATCACCGTCGACACGGTGGTTGTCGGCGATCGCGACATGGATCCGCACGTGTCGGCGCTGGTCGCCGCAGCGCGGGAGGCGATGGTCAACGCCGCCAAACACTCCGGCGTCAACAACATCTCGCTGTACGCCGAGGCCGAGCCGGACCTGTTGAGCGTCTTCGTCCGCGACCGCGGCACCGGATTCGACATCGACGACATCGCCACCGACCGCCACGGCGTACGCGGGTCCATTCTGGATCGGATGCATCGTCACGGAGGCACCGCCGAGGTGCGCAGTACCGTCGGAGAGGGCACCGAGGTGCGGCTTACCATGCCGGTGGACTCGACCGAGAACATCAACGACGAGAGGAACGGCCAGTGAACGAGGTACCCGAACAGCGGCTGCGCGTGTTCCTAGTCGACGACCACGCGATGTTCCGGGCCGGGGTCCGCGCCGAACTGGGCGACGCCGTCGAGGTGATCGGTGAGGCCGGTTCCGTCGCCGAAGCCGTCGCCACGATCCGCACCGCACTACCCGATGTGGTGCTGCTGGACGTACACATGCCCGACGGCGGGGGCCGCGCGGTGTTGGAACAGGTACGTGCCACCCACCCCGACATCCGGTTCCTCGCGTTGTCGGTCTCCGACGCCGCCGAGGACGTGATCGGACTGATTCGGGGCGGCGCCAGGGGATACGTCACCAAGACCATCGCGGCCGGTGAACTGGTCGACGCGATTCGTCGGGTCGCCGAAGGGGATGCGGTGTTCTCACCCCGGTTGGCGGGTTTCGTCCTGGACGCCTTCGCCACCAAGAATCAGGCTCCGGTCAGTGATCCGGAGCTGGACCAGTTGACCAATCGGGAGCGTGAGGTGCTGCGGCTGCTGGCGCGGGGCTACGCGTACAAGGAGATCGCGAAGGAACTGTACATCTCCATCAAGACCGTCGAAACTCATGTGTCCAATGTGCTGCGCAAGTTGCAGATGTCCAATCGATACGAGTTGTCGCGCTGGGCGGTCGATCGCCGGATCGTGTAACCGGTTCATAGCCCACACAACGGATCTGGACGTTTTGTTGAGATAGGTCGGGTCTTCTTTTCAGTCCATTTTTCGCAAACTGGACGGATTCGTTGTGGCTCAACCGCAACCCGTTGTCATCCGCTAACGTGTGTCTCTCGGAAGTACTTTCCCCAATCCCATGTTCCCCGGGAGGGACATTCAATGAAGAAAAACTGGCTGCGGGCTGCTGTTGCCCTCTCAGCCGCTGGTGCTCTCGGTCTGGCCATGGCCGGAACCGCCGGTGCCGAGGAAAATGAACCAACCCCGGCGCGTGGTGTTGTCACCAAGAGCGACGGCTGGTACGCCAACGGCGACCCGACCACGTACGCCACCCGGATCTCGATCACGCCGGAAGGCAGCGACACACCGGTCCTCGCCTACTGCATCGACATCCACACCAGTCTGGACGCCGGGTACATCTACGAGGAAGGCGCCTGGGACTCCTCCAACGTCGAGAACCTGGCGCAGGTCCAGTGGATCCTGCACAACAGCTACCCGACGGCCACTCCCGAAGCCCTGGCCACGGCCGCCGGCGTCGAGCTGACCGGAGAGATGGACGGCGACAAGATCGCCTACACCGCGACTCAGGCGGCCATCTGGAGCTTTACCGACGGCTTCACCCTTAACCAGGACGACGCAGTCACCGGTCACCGCAACGAGACGATCGCCGAAGGCACCGACGAGGTCGTCGCCGCCATCTACAACCACTTGACGGCGAACGCCACCGAGATGCCCGAGCCGATCACCGAACTGAGCTTCAGCGGCCCCACGACCGGTGACGTGTCAGAGAAGATCGGACCGTTCTCCGTCACCACGCCCGGTGGCGACGCGACCCTGTCCATCGAGGGCGGCCGTCTGATCGACGCCGACGACAATGAGATCGACACCGTCGCCAACGGCGGCGAGTTCTACATCCGTCCCGACGACGGTGCCACCGAGATCAAGGTGACCGGAACCGCGACCGTTACGACCCCGACCGGAACCGTCTTCCTGGCCACCGACGAGGCGGTCGGTGAGGTGACCGAGTCGTCGAAGATCGAGTCGCAGAAGCTGATCCTGGCTGAGGTCATCCAGGGTGAGACCGAGGCCGAGATGACCCTCGAGGTCGATGCTGCGCCTCGCCTGCCCGTGACCGGTCTGTCGCTGACCAACTCGCTGCTGCTGGGTGCGGCGCTGCTGATCGCCGGTGCTGTCGTGCTGGTCGTCATCCGCCGTCGCCGGACCGCCGCGACCTGGGGTGACGCCGCCTAAGGCGACCTCATGTAGTACACCGTTCCATCGCGACGGCGCCCGATCATCGGTCGGGCGCCGTCGTCGTGTTCCAGGGTGTGGAATCCCGACGCGTCACCCTTGCGCTGGGCAGATGGTGTGGCATACTTGCTTCCGTGCACAGCAACGCGCGATTTTATGGCTACTACGGCACCGGTTGTCCGGGCCGTAGGTCGCGCTGAGCCGTAAAGACCTACCGCCCCGGGCAATCAGCCCGGGGCGTTTCATTTTTCTCGCATCGGGCTTCGGGCAACGGCAGGACGGCACGACCGTCACCGTCAACTCTCATTTCAGGAGCACCGATCATGAGCACCGCCACCACATCCGCCGTCGACGCCGTCGACGGCGAACTACTCGCCCTGCGGGACCGGATCAACGACATCGACGCCGAGCTCATTCGCCTGTGGCAGGAACGATCTCGCATCTCCAAGGAGGTGGGCAAACGGCGGATGGCCTCCGGCGGCACCCGACTGGTGTTGGCCAGGGAACGTCAGATCTGTGACCGGTTCCGGGATGCCCTGGGGGAGGACGGAACCCAGTTGGCGCTGCTGCTGCTGCGCGCCGGCCGCGGTCCGTTGTAGGCCGCGGCGTCGGTCGTCGGCCGAAGCGCCGGTGATCGGGGTCGGTGACGGGCTCACCGATGCCGCGAGGCGGCGGTGTCGGTGGCCGCATCTAGACTTGTCGGGTGGCTGATCGCCGCGAGACGCTCGGTACCCGCGACCGGTGATGTGCCGGTCGCCGGAATTCCGGTCGGACGCAGGCGAGGTGTCGCCGGTGGCTCGTGAGACGGGCACCGAGGCGACGGCTTGGACGCAGGTGGCTCACGTGAACCCGCGCGCATCGACGTGAGTGGCCGACATGCCCCGATAACCGGACAACCGAGAAGGTCATGGACTCGATATTTGATAGGCCCGCACCGTCGATCGACGAGTTCCTCGACGGACTCAACGAGCCGCAGCGGCAGGCGGTGCTCCACGACGGGACACCGCTGCTGATCGTGGCCGGAGCGGGTTCGGGCAAGACTCGGGTCCTGACCATGCGAATCGCCCATCTGGTGGCCTATCGGGGGGTCCATCCGGGCGAGATCCTGGCGATCACCTTCACCAACAAGGCCGCCGGGGAGATGCGGGAGCGGGTCGCCGAGGTGGTGGGCAACCGGGCGCGGATGATGTGGGTGTTGACGTTCCACTCGGCGTGTATCCGGATTCTGCGCCGGGAACACGAACGGTTGGGTTTGAAGTCGAGCTTCACGATCTACGACTCCGATGACTCCCGCCGTCTCATGACGCAGGTCGCGCGGGACATGGAGTTGGACAAGCGAACCAATCCCCGCGGTCTGTTGGCGGGTGTGTCCCGGTTGAAGAACGAGCTGATCGACGCCGACGAGGCGATGGCCGGTGCCGAGACCGACCGGCAGCGGTTGATCGCCGAGGCGTACCGCCGCTATGACGAGCGGCTGCGCGCGGCTCACGCGCTGGACTTCGACGACATCATCGGCCACACGGTTCACCTGTTCCGGGCCTATCCCGATGTGGCACGGGAGTATCGTCGCCGGTTCCGTCACGTCATGGTCGACGAGTATCAGGACACCAACCACGCCCAGTACGCGCTGATTCGGGAACTGGTGGGAAGCGACGAGACCGATACCGAGGTCCCGCCCAGCCAGTTGTGCGTGGTCGGCGACGCCGACCAGTCCATCTACGCCTTCCGGGGCGCGACGATTCGCAACATCCTCGAGTTCGAGCGGGACTATCCGCAGGCGCGGACCATTCTGTTGGAACAGAACTACCGGTCGACGCAGACGATCCTGTCGGCGGCCAACGAGGTCATCAAACAGAACCCGGGCCGCAAGGACAAGCAACTGTGGACCGACTCCGGCGACGGCGCCAAGATCATCCGTTACGACGCCGACAACGAACACGACGAGGCGTTGTGGGTCGCCGACCGCATCGACGCGTTGGCCGACTCCCAGGACGTCAAACCGTCCGACGTCGCGGTGTTCTACCGGACGAACGCGCAGTCCCGAGTGTTCGAGGACGCGTTCATTCGACGCGGCCTGCCCTACAAGGTCGTCGGTGGTGTCCGGTTCTACGAGCGCCGCGAGGTTCGCGACGCCCTGGCATATCTGAAACTCACCGTCAACGACGACGACACCGTCTCCGCCCGCCGGGTCGTCAACGTTCCCAAACGGGGCGTGGGAGATCGCGCGATGGCCTGTGTGGACGCGCTGGCCGACCGGGAACGCATCTCGTTCCCCGCCGCGCTGCGCCGCCACGGTGAGGCGATCGGGTTGTCCAGCCGAGCCGCCGGCGGCATCGACCGGTTCCTGGCGGTCGTCGACAACGCCCGCCGCCAGGTCGCCGCCGGTGAACCGCCCGAGGTCGTGTTGAACACCCTGTTGACCGACAGCGGTTATCTCGCCGAGTTGGAGGCGTCGGAGGATCCGCAGGACGAGGCCCGCGTCGACAACCTTCAGGAGTTGGTGAGTGTCGCCCGGGAGTACTCCGAGCAG
Proteins encoded:
- a CDS encoding PspC domain-containing protein produces the protein MTTDVSDATQPAATGGWLAPCGLIRPREDRHIAGVCAALGRASGTDPLLWRAGLGVLVVFAGTGLLLYGVAWLLFPQEGDEVSALGGLLRRGRSSTSILSTLLLVVMVVTLWVIVLLNPATYPVVSLGAAAMLLSALAQPRVIDAPTSPAPSASTGSAYRIPFAPRGPFARTRRETVAAELPAWDTETTTVQLPAADHTRVEPTPTVEADTEPLETADSAAAITTVPTTPQRLEGVPARRRFSSRLNLLGLAVVSIAMGVMAIVSLSGVAVPGSAFLSVALLLIGVVVMIGTWWGRSRLWIVMGLILSLLVAADYLFIGQRPDGVVNATMVPLTVEEIPSEWSVWFSEADLDLTRVEFSDDVDQTVEVLVRGGSGRVVLPSDVDVILLTSINGGVVMFEEYGDVTYFDGWESYHDLGSEGGDGPGGGTLTIDVTVEFGGFEVVRE
- a CDS encoding ATP-binding protein, encoding MRSPVIDTQSAPSVPRPARPPLRRVRGGRLLTGVARGLAEHLGIRPILVRLGFMLLATPLFEGLGMLLYVALWAVLPSEVGTKPWQDRRQWPVFALLGLGIVFLTVVTGWAGSGMLFGWLAAIVALGAGVIWHQIKPDADWLTTIVGTSGRRSAILRLGGGGALVAIGVIGILAAVVGLTRESIDNVLNSLLFTLIALGGIALVFGPLIYRMYLQLNSEREGRAREAERADIAAMVHDQVLHTLALIQRRSEDPREVARLARGQERALRNWLYKPSAQAADKFGAALEAAAAEVEDTFGITVDTVVVGDRDMDPHVSALVAAAREAMVNAAKHSGVNNISLYAEAEPDLLSVFVRDRGTGFDIDDIATDRHGVRGSILDRMHRHGGTAEVRSTVGEGTEVRLTMPVDSTENINDERNGQ
- a CDS encoding LuxR C-terminal-related transcriptional regulator; the protein is MFRAGVRAELGDAVEVIGEAGSVAEAVATIRTALPDVVLLDVHMPDGGGRAVLEQVRATHPDIRFLALSVSDAAEDVIGLIRGGARGYVTKTIAAGELVDAIRRVAEGDAVFSPRLAGFVLDAFATKNQAPVSDPELDQLTNREREVLRLLARGYAYKEIAKELYISIKTVETHVSNVLRKLQMSNRYELSRWAVDRRIV
- a CDS encoding thioester domain-containing protein; protein product: MKKNWLRAAVALSAAGALGLAMAGTAGAEENEPTPARGVVTKSDGWYANGDPTTYATRISITPEGSDTPVLAYCIDIHTSLDAGYIYEEGAWDSSNVENLAQVQWILHNSYPTATPEALATAAGVELTGEMDGDKIAYTATQAAIWSFTDGFTLNQDDAVTGHRNETIAEGTDEVVAAIYNHLTANATEMPEPITELSFSGPTTGDVSEKIGPFSVTTPGGDATLSIEGGRLIDADDNEIDTVANGGEFYIRPDDGATEIKVTGTATVTTPTGTVFLATDEAVGEVTESSKIESQKLILAEVIQGETEAEMTLEVDAAPRLPVTGLSLTNSLLLGAALLIAGAVVLVVIRRRRTAATWGDAA
- a CDS encoding chorismate mutase; the protein is MSTATTSAVDAVDGELLALRDRINDIDAELIRLWQERSRISKEVGKRRMASGGTRLVLARERQICDRFRDALGEDGTQLALLLLRAGRGPL
- the pcrA gene encoding DNA helicase PcrA; protein product: MDSIFDRPAPSIDEFLDGLNEPQRQAVLHDGTPLLIVAGAGSGKTRVLTMRIAHLVAYRGVHPGEILAITFTNKAAGEMRERVAEVVGNRARMMWVLTFHSACIRILRREHERLGLKSSFTIYDSDDSRRLMTQVARDMELDKRTNPRGLLAGVSRLKNELIDADEAMAGAETDRQRLIAEAYRRYDERLRAAHALDFDDIIGHTVHLFRAYPDVAREYRRRFRHVMVDEYQDTNHAQYALIRELVGSDETDTEVPPSQLCVVGDADQSIYAFRGATIRNILEFERDYPQARTILLEQNYRSTQTILSAANEVIKQNPGRKDKQLWTDSGDGAKIIRYDADNEHDEALWVADRIDALADSQDVKPSDVAVFYRTNAQSRVFEDAFIRRGLPYKVVGGVRFYERREVRDALAYLKLTVNDDDTVSARRVVNVPKRGVGDRAMACVDALADRERISFPAALRRHGEAIGLSSRAAGGIDRFLAVVDNARRQVAAGEPPEVVLNTLLTDSGYLAELEASEDPQDEARVDNLQELVSVAREYSEQAADEDDDASDGVPTVEGFLERVSLVADADQIPDPDAGSDGVVTLMTLHTAKGLEFDVVFLAGMDQGVFPHERSLGEPAEMEEERRLAYVGITRARKLLHVSRAETRSAWGQPQFHPPSQFLAELPGDLLEMERSTATSSPVTSRLGIPGADLRPASSLNRGDAPTLTVGDRVTHDKWGLGRVVEVKGSGPRAQACVDFGDGPKWLVVRHAPLQRL